A genome region from Chryseobacterium sp. G0186 includes the following:
- the ureE gene encoding urease accessory protein UreE has translation MIINQTIGNLTENPTEKTIDYLDLEWFETTKRIQRKKTRSGIDVAIKFLREGQRLREGDILFEDAEKVIAINVLETEAIVMAPGSLLEMGTVCYEIGNKHIPLFIQEDKVLLPFEMPMFRWLEASGFKPEKQTVKLLNLLKSNVEPHGHGSLGSTIFTKILKMAAPKDE, from the coding sequence ATGATAATTAATCAAACCATAGGCAATCTAACCGAAAATCCGACGGAAAAAACCATAGATTATCTTGATCTGGAATGGTTTGAAACCACCAAAAGAATTCAACGTAAAAAAACCAGATCCGGAATTGATGTTGCCATCAAGTTTCTAAGAGAAGGACAACGTCTGCGTGAGGGAGATATTCTTTTTGAGGATGCAGAAAAAGTAATAGCAATTAATGTTCTGGAAACAGAAGCGATTGTAATGGCTCCCGGTTCATTATTGGAAATGGGAACCGTATGCTATGAAATCGGAAACAAGCATATTCCGCTTTTTATTCAAGAAGATAAGGTATTGCTTCCTTTTGAAATGCCCATGTTCAGATGGCTGGAGGCAAGTGGTTTCAAACCTGAAAAGCAAACTGTAAAGCTGTTGAATCTGCTTAAATCCAATGTAGAGCCTCACGGACACGGAAGTCTGGGATCTACAATTTTTACCAAAATCTTAAAAATGGCCGCTCCAAAAGATGAATAA